The following are encoded together in the Drosophila takahashii strain IR98-3 E-12201 chromosome X, DtakHiC1v2, whole genome shotgun sequence genome:
- the Pdha gene encoding pyruvate dehydrogenase E1 component subunit alpha, mitochondrial isoform X1, with the protein MLRTLSRVSELPIIVKQLQKRCHNNNNNSGWRIYSNNNNNNEIIGNGRYSSSFFGLFQNAAQAGVSKTNNYATEATIQVNRPFKLHRLDEGPATEVKLTKDQALKYYTQMQTIRRLETAAGNLYKEKIIRGFCHLYSGQEACAVGMKAAMRDVDNIISAYRVHGWTYLMGVSPSGVLAELTGVQGGCARGKGGSMHMYAPNFYGGNGIVGAQVPLGAGVGLACKYKGNGGMCLALYGDGAANQGQVFEAYNMAYLWKLPVIFVCENNNYGMGTSSERASCNTDYYTRGDALPGIWVDGMDVLAVRSATEFAINYVNTHGPLVLETNTYRYSGHSMSDPGTSYRTREEIQEVRQKRDPITSFKELCIELGLITTDEVKAIDLKVRKEVDEATAFAKSDAELGVSHLWTDVYSNNLEPKLRGTIAYDIDHIQERKGVNH; encoded by the exons ATGTTGCGTACTCTGTCGCGCGTTAGCGAATTGCCCATTATTGTTAAGCAACTGCAAAAA CGTTgccataacaacaacaacaacagcggatGGCGGATatatagcaacaacaacaacaacaacgaaatcATCGGGAATGGGAGATATTCATCGTCGTTTTTCGGTTTATTCCAGAATGCGGCCCAAGCAGGTGTCTCAAAGACCAATAACTATGCCACGGAGGCCACCATTCAAGTGAATCGG CCCTTCAAGCTGCACCGCCTGGACGAGGGACCCGCCACGGAAGTCAAACTGACCAAGGACCAGGCCCTCAAGTACTACACACAGATGCAGACGATCCGTCGCCTGGAGACGGCCGCCGGCAATCTGTACAAGGAGAAGATCATCCGTGGCTTCTGTCACCTGTATTCCGGCCAGGAGGCCTGTGCCGTCGGCATGAAGGCGGCCATGCGGGATGTGGATAACATCATCTCGGCATACCGCGTGCACGGATGGACCTACCTGATGGGCGTCTCGCCGAGCGGCGTTCTGGCCGAGCTGACGGGCGTTCAGGGCGGCTGTGCCCGCGGCAAGGGTGGCTCCATGCACATGTACGCGCCGAATTTCTACGGCGGCAACGGCATCGTGGGCGCCCAGGTTCCTTTGGGCGCTGGCGTTGGCCTGGCCTGCAAGTACAAGGGCAACGGCGGCATGTGCCTGGCCCTCTACGGCGACGGTGCCGCCAACCAGGGACAGGTGTTCGAGGCCTACAACATGGCCTACCTGTGGAAGCTGCCTGTGATTTTCGTCTGCGAGAACAACAACTACG GAATGGGCACCAGCTCGGAGCGTGCGTCGTGCAACACGGACTACTATACCCGCGGCGACGCCTTGCCCGGCATCTGGGTGGACGGCATGGACGTGCTGGCCGTGCGCAGTGCTACCGAGTTCGCCATCAACTATGTGAACACCCACGGACCTTTGGTGCTCGAGACGAACACATACCGCTACTCCGGCCACTCGATGTCGGATCCGGGCACATCGTACCGCACGCGCGAGGAGATCCAAGAGGTGCGCCAGAAGCGCGACCCCATCACCTCCTTCAAGGAGCTGTGCATCGAGCTGGGCCTGATCACCACCGATGAAGTCAAG GCCATCGATCTGAAGGTGCGCAAGGAGGTCGACGAGGCCACCGCCTTCGCCAAGTCCGATGCCGAACTGGGCGTCAGCCACCTCTGGACGGACGTCTACTCCAACAACCTGGAGCCCAAGCTGCGCGGCACCATCGCCTACGACATCGATCACATCCAGGAGCGCAAGGGCGTCAATCACTAA
- the Pdha gene encoding pyruvate dehydrogenase E1 component subunit alpha, mitochondrial isoform X2: MLRTLSRVSELPIIVKQLQKNAAQAGVSKTNNYATEATIQVNRPFKLHRLDEGPATEVKLTKDQALKYYTQMQTIRRLETAAGNLYKEKIIRGFCHLYSGQEACAVGMKAAMRDVDNIISAYRVHGWTYLMGVSPSGVLAELTGVQGGCARGKGGSMHMYAPNFYGGNGIVGAQVPLGAGVGLACKYKGNGGMCLALYGDGAANQGQVFEAYNMAYLWKLPVIFVCENNNYGMGTSSERASCNTDYYTRGDALPGIWVDGMDVLAVRSATEFAINYVNTHGPLVLETNTYRYSGHSMSDPGTSYRTREEIQEVRQKRDPITSFKELCIELGLITTDEVKAIDLKVRKEVDEATAFAKSDAELGVSHLWTDVYSNNLEPKLRGTIAYDIDHIQERKGVNH, encoded by the exons ATGTTGCGTACTCTGTCGCGCGTTAGCGAATTGCCCATTATTGTTAAGCAACTGCAAAAA AATGCGGCCCAAGCAGGTGTCTCAAAGACCAATAACTATGCCACGGAGGCCACCATTCAAGTGAATCGG CCCTTCAAGCTGCACCGCCTGGACGAGGGACCCGCCACGGAAGTCAAACTGACCAAGGACCAGGCCCTCAAGTACTACACACAGATGCAGACGATCCGTCGCCTGGAGACGGCCGCCGGCAATCTGTACAAGGAGAAGATCATCCGTGGCTTCTGTCACCTGTATTCCGGCCAGGAGGCCTGTGCCGTCGGCATGAAGGCGGCCATGCGGGATGTGGATAACATCATCTCGGCATACCGCGTGCACGGATGGACCTACCTGATGGGCGTCTCGCCGAGCGGCGTTCTGGCCGAGCTGACGGGCGTTCAGGGCGGCTGTGCCCGCGGCAAGGGTGGCTCCATGCACATGTACGCGCCGAATTTCTACGGCGGCAACGGCATCGTGGGCGCCCAGGTTCCTTTGGGCGCTGGCGTTGGCCTGGCCTGCAAGTACAAGGGCAACGGCGGCATGTGCCTGGCCCTCTACGGCGACGGTGCCGCCAACCAGGGACAGGTGTTCGAGGCCTACAACATGGCCTACCTGTGGAAGCTGCCTGTGATTTTCGTCTGCGAGAACAACAACTACG GAATGGGCACCAGCTCGGAGCGTGCGTCGTGCAACACGGACTACTATACCCGCGGCGACGCCTTGCCCGGCATCTGGGTGGACGGCATGGACGTGCTGGCCGTGCGCAGTGCTACCGAGTTCGCCATCAACTATGTGAACACCCACGGACCTTTGGTGCTCGAGACGAACACATACCGCTACTCCGGCCACTCGATGTCGGATCCGGGCACATCGTACCGCACGCGCGAGGAGATCCAAGAGGTGCGCCAGAAGCGCGACCCCATCACCTCCTTCAAGGAGCTGTGCATCGAGCTGGGCCTGATCACCACCGATGAAGTCAAG GCCATCGATCTGAAGGTGCGCAAGGAGGTCGACGAGGCCACCGCCTTCGCCAAGTCCGATGCCGAACTGGGCGTCAGCCACCTCTGGACGGACGTCTACTCCAACAACCTGGAGCCCAAGCTGCGCGGCACCATCGCCTACGACATCGATCACATCCAGGAGCGCAAGGGCGTCAATCACTAA